atgaGCTAAAAAGGTCCAGGGCAACCGGGGATCAGAATGCAAGGCCAAGAAATACCGGAGAAAAtgcaaacaagaagaagaaattcgGGGTCTGCAAGTTCTGTAACAAGTCACATGGAGGACCTTGCTTTAAGAAGATGGGAGCTTGTTTTAACTGTGGTCAGGTTGGGCATATTGCACGTGATTGTCAGCAGAAGAAGAATGACCTCAGGCCTACTGGATCAGGGGATCAGAAGCAGAAGGGGACTGCTCGGGTTTTTgcactgactcagcaggatgTTAGTGCAAGTGACAGTGTGGTGACAGGTACCATTTCCATCAACTCAGTTGATGCATCTATATTGTTTGATTCTGGCTCTACACATTCTTTTGTATCTAACAAATTCTCTAGCTCCTTACATTGCCTATCTGAGAAATTAGTGGAGCCATTATATGTTGCTACACCCCTACAAAAAATAGTAATTGCTGACATTATCTTCAAGAATTGCATAATTCAATTAGGAGAAAAGGAGTTAGTGACAGACTTAATACAGCTAGACATGCAAGATTTTGACATCATCTTGGGAATGGATTGACTGTCCAAGTACCATGCTCATATAGACTGCTTCAGAAAGAGAGTAGTATTCCAGATACCAGGGGAGCTGGAATTTTTCTTTCAAGGCGATGCACCCATGCAATGTAAGTCCTCTTTACATATTATTTCTGCAATATGTGCACGCAAAGCATTAAGAAAAGGGTGTCAAGCCTATCTagcctatgtcataggtactcAAAATCAGTCAACACTAGATGATATTTCTATTGTGGGAGAATATCCTGATGTTTTTCCTGATGACCTACCTGGACTGCCCCCTGATCGGGAGATTGATTTTAAAATTGATCTTGTACCGGGAGTTGGACCGATCTCCAAGCCTCCTTATCGGATGGCACCGGCAGAGTTGAGAGAACTGAAAACTCAGCTGCAAGAACTCCTAGAGAAGAAGTTCATCCGGCCTAGTGTTTCCCCATGGGGAGCTCCGGTGTTGtttgtaaagaagaaggatgggagCATGCGGATGTGTATTGACTATAGGGAGTTGAATAAAGTAACCGTGAAGAACAAGTACCCATTGCCTCGGATTGATGACCTATTTGATCAGTTGCAAGGGGCTCAAGTGTTCTCGAAGATAGACCTACGGTCCGGATATCACCAACTGAAAATTCAAACAGAGGATGTGCCCAAAACAGCATTTCGGACTAGGTATGGTCATTATGAATTTTTggttatgccttttggattaACCAATGCTCCTGCTGCCTTTATGGACCTGATGAATAGGGTCTTCAAGGAGTTTCTAGATCAGTTTGTTATTGTATTTATTGACGACATACTGATTTATTCCAAGAGCAAGGAAGACCATGAACATCATTTGAGGATAGTGTTGCAAACTCTGCGAGAAAAGAAGTTATATGCCAAGCTGAGCAAATGTGAATTCTGGCTGGATAGTATTGCATTTCTTGGGCATGTGATCTCTAGGAACGGAATTTCGGTGGATCCAAGAAAGATTGAAGCAGTCGTGAACTGGCCTCGTCCGACTAATATGACGGAGATCAGAAGCTTCTTGGGTCTAGCTGGTTACTACAGGAGGTTTGTGGAGGGATTTTCAAGGATAGCCACTCCTTTGACTCGTTTGACACAGAAACGAGCAAAGTACATCTGGAGTGGAGAATGTGAGCAGAGTTTTCAGGAGTTGAAGCAGAGATTAGTATCTGCTCCTGTCCTCACTCTACCTAGTTCTGGAGGTTTCACCATCTTTAGTGATGCTTCCAAGAAAGGACTGGGTTGTGTTCTAATGCAAAATGAAAAAGTGGTGGCTTACGCCTCTAGACAATTGAAGCCCTATGAGCAGAACTATCCAACACATGATCTGGAACTGGCAGCAGTAGTCTTTGCTCTGAAAATTTGGAGGCATTATTTGTATGGAGAACCATGTGAAGTCTTCACTGATCATAAAAGTTTGAAGTATATATTCACACAGAAAGAGCTTAACATGAGACAAAGAAGATGGCTTGAACTGCTGAAAGATTATGACATAAGTATTAAATATCATCCAGGAAAGGCTAATGTAGTGGCTGACGCTCTCAGTAGAAAGTCTATAGTGGGCACTATAGCTCTGCTCACCACTCAGAAGCAGATTATAAGAGATCTCGATATGATGAATATCGAGGTGACTACTATGAGTACTGGGGGTATGCTGGCTTGTTTGATGGTCCAACCAACATTACTAGAAAGAATTAAGGCTGCCCAACAGACAGATGCTCATTTATGTCAGCTTAGAGAAGATGTAGAAACAGGGTTGCGACCCGAGCTCAGTATTAATCAGGATGGTACTCTTCGATTTGGTAGCCGTTTATGTGTACCAGATGATATCGAATTGAAGAGGAAAATTATGGAGGAAGCTCACCAGTCCCGCTTCTCCATCCATCCTGGTAGCACAAAAATGTACAGAGATCTGAGGGAGCATTTTTGGTGGAGTGGCATGAAAAGAGAAATAGCCGATTTTGTGGCTCGATGCTTGGTGTGTCAACAGGTGAAAGCCGAACATCAAAGGCCTGCAGGTTTGTTGGAACCGTTGGAGATACCagaatggaagtgggaacatATCACTATGGATTTTGTTATTGGACTTCCCAAGACAGTTAAGAAGAATGATGtagtgtgggtgattgttgatcgTCTCACAAAGTCAGCTCACTTCTTACCCTTTAGGATTGGCACTCCTCTTGAAAAGCTGGCACTGAGATATATTGAGGAAGTTGTGCGCCTACATGGCATACCGGTTAGTATTGTATCTGATCGGGACCCACGATTTGTATCTAGATTCTGGAGAGCTTTCAGAATGCTATGGGAATTGAATTGAGGCTCAGTACTGCTTATCATCCTCAGACTGATGGTCAGTCAGAGCGGACGATTCAGACTTTGGAGGATATGCTGAGGACATGTACTGTTGATCTTGGAGGCTGCTGGGATGATCATATAGCCCTGGTAGAATTTGCTTATAATAACAGCTATCATTCTAGCATCCAGATGGCACCTTACGAAGCCCTTTATGGAAGAAAGTGCAGATCTCCTGTACATTGGGATGAGGTTGGAGAGAAAAAGTTGCTGGGTCCTGAGTTAGTGCAGGTTACCAGAGAGAAGATTTTATTGATCAGAGAAAGGCTCAGAGCAGCTCAGGACAGACAGAAGAGTTGGGCagacaaaagaagaagagaattgGAATTCCAGGAGGGTGATCTTGTTTTCTTGAAGGTATCCCCCTCGAAGGGAGTTATGAGATTTGGAAGACATAGTAAGCTAAGTCCTCGCTATATTGGTCCCTTTGAAATTCTGAACAAGGTAGGAGAGGTTGCTTACATATTAGCCTTACCACCAGAGCTATCGAGTGTACACAATGTCTTCCATGTTTCTCTACTATGAAAGTATATTGCAGATCCTAGTCATGTAGTAGAGTATGAGCCTTTACTGGTTGAAAAGGATCTGACTTATGAAGAGTTTCCTCTACGCATCATTGATCACAAGGAGCAAGTTTTGAGACGACGCACCATTTCCTATGTGAAGGTCCAGTGGAGTAACCATTCTGACAGGGAAGCAACTTGGAAACTCGAAGACGAGATGCGTATGAGGTATCCACAGCTTTTTGTAAACTCAGGTACGTAAAATTTTgaggacgaaatttcttttaaggAGGGAAGAATGTAAACCCCAGACCAGATGGACCGGCATGGACCAAAGTCGGCGGTCCATCTGGTGATTTCAGGAACAAGGCGGTGGAGAGCGGCAGCTGTTGAGGCAGTTAAAACTGCCTAACAGCCGCGGTCCCCCACCCCTCTGAGGTGGATGGAGGCTTATAAAAGCCCTGGAATCCGCGGTAGGGACTCCATTGATCACCTTCTTACCTCCCTTACTCTCTTTCTTCTGTGCAAGGAGCCGGACCGAGAAGCAGTGGCGCCGGAGGGGGGGAGGATCTCCAACTCGCCACCACATTGTGCCGCCGGAGAAGACGTAGGAGCTCGCCGGAAACATTTCACGGCTCCTCGGAGCTAGGTAAACTTCTAACTCCTCCATTTACGTGCTGTTAAACTAGATCTAACCTAGCTAGGAGATGGTTAATAGTGAAAGATGGGTAGGGAGATGATGTAGTAGAGGGGAAGATCTCATCATGGGCGGCATTCATCCGACACTGGATCAGTTGACCGAAAACCATTGATGGCTCATGTTGAAGAACCTTCCCCTCCACTCAACAGTGGCTTCCCCTTCCCATTaaaaccctagatctaaaaATGTAAAGAATCAACCTACCTTAGATGCACGAAAGGACCCTCGGCTCGGACAGATCTGGTTCCCAGGGGTGGAACCGGTGTGATCTTCGCCGGAGGGGATCGGAGAAGACGGCCGAAGGGAGATTTCCCTGTTGACCGTGGGTGGCCGCCGGCTTGAAGCAtgattgtcacgacccccgccccattcccggcgggccgccgcgacggtcctagggtgcgggtaggcataaggccaccagccaccacgtagaaccctactacctatcaatcatcaataaatcttgaaaaatttggcatgatacatgcacaaaatgatcactttttctataatgacctgtcaggattatctcaatacatacaacacactacctgtcagagcagcaatcacataatccgtcacataatgaacctggacaatatatatcaatacattatctcaggcatataactcatatgtataaaaatctggttcccattccatccatggtcaaacccatatccacaacaggatctatgactgtaactatgcactatatacaatagaaggtttataatacaccaaaaggtataaacctctatctacattatactatactatactatggagcggcacagctagcaggcaaccactaatcctgctcctctctatacaatacctgccctgcaatcaaaaatatcaaactggggagtgagtatataaatactcagtgagtggagtagagagtactatgcacatgagacagaatataatcatggctcgagatgaaatctcaagatcaataacaagatgaacatgatctcaacatagagaatatggagtaaatcatcaatatcaccacaatcaatatcaactcatctgaagcatatatggaataatcaagtaaacatatatgctactcatgaatatgctcaacagatcataatgctggaacatacaaatcaggtgtcaatatgctgaaatcatcactagacagctatcgggaggtgggttttacgccccaggcgaaccagcaacaactccctactgccatatgcatatatcgaatatgacaccacaccaatatgtaaatcatcactagacagctgtcgggaggtgggttttacgccccaggcgaaccagcaacaactccccactgtcacatgcatatgcaggataagacaccatatcgataatgtaaatgctagacagctatcgggaggtgggttttacgccccaggcgaaccagcaacaactccccactgtcacatgcatatgcaggataagataccacactgatcatgtaaatgctggccagtatccagaacagaaatccatctcacatctacatactaaacggcacctcgcgggaattctacatccgcggaaagccatactgcacctcgcggggtcttactatgcccggcggcaagcagaatataagtcgtaggaccggccgatcctacgcctagggccgtgtcctcccctaggaagggactgggctccgcccacccagaaggctactatgtgcacaaaggccgatgttcaaccccatcgactataggtgtcctgcagatactgccaagccatgcataaatgccataatgcaccctcccaatactctactaaaaaggagtatgatcaagactaccactcactcgatcatgacccaatcataaactaacatcagggttaggagtgagggtcaaggaagtgcaatacaactcaatataccactaagaaggctctacaaatctttgaaatggaggaaatgaaatcaatttacaaaaaaagttatttcacaatttggaaccaatttaattactcataaaagagtataatcaagctacgactcacaagtctttaaaatagaggaaatgaaatcaatttacaaaagaaatcatttcacaattcggaatcaatttgattactcatcaacccctcgtaattcctctcaatgttccctcaaatgcatgtacagaataatcaagcatggagaatcaagattatagaggaatctactacaatatcaatcaatatactcaagtggaatcaattcacacttggcgacattcatgaaaatgaattaagaatgctcatagtgcaaagtacatgactcccactcacctgtcaatccggcacagccctgatacgcctccaaaaatctacagcagacagtggggaacttcttcctcttgttccctagcttcttgcccaactgtgacatgcatttacaatacatttagtcttgtatcaagggctataatctacgtgccaattataacatagggaactttaattgattcaacttccccgttctctaaatcttttcttttctttctctttttctttttctattaattaactcatcatttatgtgtattagggactcccttgcacgagtacaaggtctcccttagcctaatctaggcttaataccctattttggcataaaatttcttattttcccacccggatgaacagtaatccggactgacagccggttacttcatcccgggtttgatccactttccaaactccaaatttgatgaaatttttacctaacattctacactcataggggattctaaagaggtaacatgcattgctatcggaggtcgtttgaccccctaaataattcgccgaagttgagacttcgacacagtttttccgtagtgccggaaaaatttgtcgaaatccgattctttctcttttaaccacctctacaacccttatccgacccctctagactatatccaccctttgtatagcctaatgtcatcaaaagactagatagggatggatatttacctttttctttttggaaatcgaggtctttgcgtagaggggaaggagatctacgtttttcccttcagctggaagtgcaaccggagcTTCCTTGCACCTCGaatcccctccctctttcttcttcttcttcttctttttcttcttcttctctttttccctctctctgtgtttccacgcctgagacctcctctccctctctgtctcaattccctcttctcagccaacccaccgccagacaacccccatttaagtcaaatcaaactctaaaaattcccattttgcccttgccacttcaaCGGATCTACAACTataccattatcttttgattccttccaattttaccccttatatcaattttaaaggactattctatcctttgttatataaaaaaaaattttgggggttATTACAATGATGGACGCCATCAGGCTGACCGTGGACGTCGGCCGTGCATTTCGCGGGCACCACCGGCTTCGGCGGGGCTCCTCTACATCTCGGTGGTACCCGCAACCCACCTCCTCCACCGGaggtggagaaggagaggggccAGCCGAGCTGCGGCCGCTGCAGGCACCGCCGGTTGGCTGCAGCGCCGCCGGCTTCGGGCCGGCCTCATCCCGAGCCCCCTTCCGAGCTCGCCCCTAGCttcgtgggggggggggggagaggagaagaggaggaggggatcGAGATGGAAaatggaagaaggaaagaagagaaggttcgggaagggaggagaagaaaagaaaaggaaaagaaaaaggaaaagaagaaaagaagaaagaaaaataaataaaaaaatggttGTGGGCCGAAATGGGCTTGATTCCGGAGTGGGCTTCAAATAAACTTGGCTTTAGAAGCCTGAACCCGGGCTGGGCCCTGATTCAAGCATAGTGTTCTTAAAACCAAAACTAACTGGGCTTGAAGAGCTCAGATTTTAATATAGGGACTAAATGGAATATAGTTTAAGGCTAGGCTCCCtttaaattaattagaactgATAAGACTTATTTAACTAATTGTGTTTCTGGGCCTGAGTACAAATGGGCCCAGTAATTGAATCAGACCAAGGGCCTGatccagaatttaattaaaagtcgggcctgaatgcaaatgggcccagacctgaaccagaagcTGGATCAGACCTGAATCAGAGGTTGAATCAGATCTGAACCAGAAGCTGAATCAGACttgaaccagaaattgaattgggccatgggcctgaaccagaaattgaattaAGTTATTAAGAAAGACAGTAATTAAATGAAGTCGAATGTGTAATTAACAAGTAATTTAATGATGTTGCTAGGTAATTGAAGAATTGGCACTCAAACCTAAGGTTGGGGGCGAACTAAGGTAAGTAACCCTGATATAATCTTATGGTTTATCAAATATTTGtttatgaaattgtatatgattatttatgtttatacaaaaattaggatcaagcatgtgtTAGCAATAGTTGCATAATTTTGGATATATAGCATCCATTatgtttattattatattatgtacACATGATTATGATGATATAGAAAGATGCACGAAAACCAAAGGTTTCAGCATGAACATCAATTTTATTTATCATGATGCCATTATCCATTTTCCAATGTTTCTATGAAATgagatttatgaaaagcatgatatgttttaagaactttcAGATCGCTATGtatgacccccgccagtgggtaaaagtaactaggcatatgacccccgccagtgggtaaaagtaacttggttttacgacccccgccagtgggtaatagtaactggAAGATGACCCTGCAGTGGTAAAGGCCTTGCCGTGGGAATAAGAGCGGCCATAGCTGCACTACTATCTgagagtacggatttcaaagcatggcaTAATGGcaaaaagttttatgatgcataatcatgtttataaagttGCATAAATGGACATGCATAGTTTTATGTCGGATATGATTATAGAAAATGCTTTTGTTACTACAACTGTTGTTCTTCAAATAGTGCATTAGCATACATAACATATTGCttgatccgataagattatTCTTGTTTACTTACTGGGCGTTATAGCTCACACCATTTTAATTACACCTTTACAGATGAATAGGAGATGCTTGGATCAAGGAGCGTGACATGCTCCAGGGTTATGGGAAACATGAGTATTAAATGTTGATTTTTCTTTAGAAGCTTTGTATGGATTTTAATATGTGAACATTTGATGACTATTTTGAATATATTCGTTTTACAATTCAAAGTTTTAAAGTGGCTGCGTGTTATTGTATGCTTTACatggcaatagcacggccatgTCATGAACCAAATTCAGGGCGTGACATCAACAATCATAGAAAAATAACAAACAAAATTACTCTTTTTTAAAAAGTCAAATATCTCTTAAATCAAAAAAAGCaatcaactaaaaaaaaaagaacaactaAGCACCATGATATGTAATCTTTCATATTTGTAATTTTTCTCATAattagagcaaaaaaaaaaaaaaaagaagagtgaatttgtgaagacttatATATATCTAGATCCAGTCCAAAGTAAGTTATATTATGACCCACATCCGCCTTGAATCTGCTACGGATAAGATCGGGTTAGATTATGTACCTGATAGGACTGGAGTAAATTGCCACTCCTCCAAGAAAAAAATCCTCATTTCCTCttgttctctctttctctttctctctctctctccttccttttgttcctcttgttcccttccctttctttttctctctgttCTCAAGCCAACCACCCACATGCGGTGTTTTGCAGCCTACTGCAGCTCACCGCAAAAGCATGCCGGAGCCGCTCCTTTTATAAAAAAGAGTCGTAGACGCTTTCTCCAAAATGGGGCCGAGGTCGGACTCCCTTTTCTTCTGAGAAACTATTAGGTGGATTAGATCGTGAATCTGGAATGAAACCATCCTCGATGGTGTTGCTATAATACATCAACAAAAAGGATGGAAGGTGGAATGATTTCTTATGGGCCAGACCTGGTCCAtaatttctccttctaaacagaGCAAACAGGGGAGCTCTTTCGAGTGGGCCCGGATCCAATGCCAAGGGCCTTTGCTCTTTTCAAACTGGGAACCAGGTGGCCTTCAAGGTTGGGCAAAGCCGAGTCCAATTGGGAACAAGTCTTATACGGCAGCAAGGCAAGAATCCTAACAATACCGTGCCAGCTGCCGGACTTGGAGCACCAAGGGCTCTGCACCGGATGGGAGCCACTCAAATCTGGACGGAGGGAGACTCCATGGCACTGGTGCATTGGATTACCAGAGTTTCAGCTGAAGATCTAAACCTAATTATCTCTCTTCTTAAGGATACCTAGCAAATCGAGAGAATTCCCGGTGCTTCTTTTTGTTAGAATCATTGTAGAACCattgattgatttgtgattgattatGCCAAACATGGTCGGTCTTACCAAACCTTGTCAACCTCCTAGTACTATATAAAGGTTGCTCCTTAACATTATAATTAGCAAGCAAAAACACAATTTTTTTCtctcattcttctttttcaacactTTTAAAGCCAGATATATTTAGAGAAGGCAACCAAGATGTAGATTGGTGCGCCACTTATTCTTTCTATTTAGTTATTTTCTTACAGCTGACTCATACTTTTCTGCATCATCagcttttattctttctttcctttgagGCTTGCCTTCCCTCAGATTTTTACCAAAATGAAAAGATTTGCATGCGTAATTCTAGCAAAGTTGTTGATAGCAAAATGCATGATTTTACCAAAGTTCTACATGAACAATGGTATCTCTTAAATTTGGTCGGTCGGTCGGTCGGTATGCATCCCTCTTCTAAAAGCATGACCAAAAATAGGTTCGTTGTATAAATAAGAAaagtataattttattatttaaaatagaaTCTTTTAGAGATCTTGGTGCAAGGTTTGAGCTAACAAGGATAATGACACATGTTCGAAGTAAGATGTTTATTCAAATTTTCAACAAAAAATAAAGCATACACAATCTTTATAAGCCAATTAAATTATGTGCAAATGTATATTTCTCCTATACTAGAAATTTCTTGTGGGGCCCAAGTTAACTTCACATCTAATATAACACAATAtttattaagattttttttgttcCATTTTCCTCTTGCTTTCCTCTTTGCAACCTCTAGCTTGCGGGCCATTCATGTTTCTCAATGCCACCTATCATTGAATGCAAGCTCCTTGCTACCataaatataagaaaataatttgGGATCCTAATACAAGATTTCGCAGATAAAAATTCCATTCTATAAATACGCGAAAGAAAGAATTTTCTCAATTAGTCTATAATTTATAATAAGgtgatatgcaaaaaaaatccaaaaaaactcTCTTGATGCGGTTAATTTATAATAGGAGTTATATGCAAAGAATTCAATTCTCTATTGATCAAAATTTCATGCTGGCCAAGGTTTGCTCCAATCAACTCGAGTCACCAAACGCCCAAGCCAATTATATCACCCACATGAGCCTTGCTACGTATGTTCAACCCATTTCTATGAAATAGGAGAGAGCACTAATACAACTTTCCTTCTGATCAGTAGTTCCTCTCAACTTAGCCTATCACAGTACCGAAGCAGTGAGATCGATTGGTACCAACCAACACAAGAGAACTTATTATGTATGGCCCTGTATATGAAAGAGAAGCCATATCTAAAATGTAGCCAAACCTTGTTTAGGCTGATGGAATCCACATGAAGTTGGTATGTGAGAGGAGAAGGTTCGGCCACTTATTTATTTGCCACAAGCCTACAACCTCATAGATCCACTACTTTCCAATGGAAAATTGCTTGAGATCTCCAACTAATTAACAAAGCCATGTGATGGCTTGTATAATGCCAACTAGAGCCAGGGCCACCATCCTGCGATTAGGAAAATTGTGGGACATGGCTACTTCCACATGCTATGTAGATataagaaggaagaagggaataATGAAACCGACCACAAGATCGATAAGATATCTTCTTCGAGCAATCTGCATTCAAGCAGGCAACCGAACGGAGCGCTCCAATTTGTTCTTTACAATATTCTAATGTAAggggagatttttttttgaaattattatGCTAAAAGATGTCACAAAGTGCTTGGCTATTAGCACCAATCGAAAAGATGATGAGTCTAAAGTTTTGCAATCCAAGTTAGGGATCAATATGTCACAGGCAGCCTGCACAATATGGAaacaaaatgtttccattggagCTGGATGAGAAGGACATTGTTCTTTAGAATGCATGTTCGAAATATAGTACAAGTTGTTGACAGACCCATGTGGAAGCAATCATCTATGAATCTCATAGTTTGCCATGCATTGCATTTCTTATGTTTGCATCAACTCAAGCTGACCACACTGGTAGCAATTCATGTCTGATTAACTGACACATGAGTCGACCGTTCTAGCGACAACCTAACCTTCGTGCTCCAATCAAATTTGGACACCCATTTGACCACTATTGGCCATCAGACACCGAACGAATCAGAGTCCTGCATTATCAAGAGCCAGCATTGCAGCAATTGATTCGGCCTTATCTTGTCGAAGACCATTGGTTGTAGAACAAATCTTAGATCCATTGTCCTCTACTCTATGTATGTAGTGGTGATAAATCTGCTGTAAAATTAAATCATGAAGATATATTTGGAGGTTTGGAAAGTTTTGAAGCTTTCAATTATTCACCAAAATACGTGTAAAAATCTAAGACAATGAGAGTATAGAAGAAAAATTTGAAGTTCCATCGAGTACATTTCTTCATAGACATGAATTAGGGGTGTTTTTTTATTGTTCAGAGAAGAAATATATATgaattcatcaaatataatTTCACGATATCTTGACAGTAAttgtttccattgatttctaaattttctggattttttttgagaaaaatttcttcaaatatCTTTTTATGACTGGATTTGACTGTGGTCAAGCCTAGACTGAACAGGTCAAGCACTTCCATTAACATAGAAGGGATGCTGCAAGAAGAAATGAAAAGGATGAGAAGAGACAAGTAATGCTTGAGTGCAAGTTACAGAAACTTAGGATCGCAATGAATTGACTCAGTTTGGCG
This is a stretch of genomic DNA from Phoenix dactylifera cultivar Barhee BC4 chromosome 9, palm_55x_up_171113_PBpolish2nd_filt_p, whole genome shotgun sequence. It encodes these proteins:
- the LOC108511865 gene encoding uncharacterized protein LOC108511865, encoding MFEGGADYLAAEAWIREIEEMYDALQFSEEVKVKLAVPMLRGNAKFWWIAMKAAVQGNGGQLTWEEFKAKFYNQYFPQSVRLVKQNEFLALKQTENMTVLEYASKFNELGRFCPQFMEEEISKANRFEQGLRYGIRSRLAVLLFTSYQDVLERALKLEAELNRAEKERDELKRSRATGDQNARPRNTGENANKKKKFGVCKFCNKSHGGPCFKKMGACFNCGQVGHIARDCQQKKNDLRPTGSGDQKQKGTARVFALTQQDVSASDSVVTGTISINSVDASILFDSGSTHSFVSNKFSSSLHCLSEKLVEPLYVATPLQKIVIADIIFKNCIIQLGEKELVTDLIQLDMQDFDIILGMD